From a single Collimonas pratensis genomic region:
- the thrS gene encoding threonine--tRNA ligase has protein sequence MIAVKLPDGSQRQFDAPLTVAQVAASIGAGLAKAALAGKVDGKLVDTSFLIERDVELAIVTDKDADGLEVIRHSTAHLLAYAVKELFPDAQVTIGPVIENGFYYDFAYKRPFTPEDLLEIEKKMAELAKKDEPVTRKVVARDEAIAYFESIGEAYKAELIGSIPQDQEVSLYTEGKFTDLCRGPHVPSTGKLKVFKLMKLAGAYWRGDAKNEMLQRVYGTAWAKKDEQEAYLHMLEEAEKRDHRKLGRALDLFHFQDEAPGLIFWHAKGWTIWQQVEQYMRRVYNDNGYQEVKAPQILDRSLWEKTGHWENYRESMFTTESENRSYALKPMNCPGHIQIFNASLHSYRDLPLRFGEFGQCHRNEPSGALHGMMRVRGFTQDDGHIFCTEEQVQDEVAAFDKLVRKVYLDFGFTEVAVKLALRPEKRVGEEEVWDKAENALREAIRASGAEWEELPGEGAFYGPKIEYHLKDSIGRSWQCGTMQVDFSMPGRLGSEYVTEDNGRKVPVMLHRAIVGSLERFIGMLIENHAGAMPLWLAPVQVVVLNISDAQSEYVQNVAQTLKKQGFRVETDLRNEKITYKIRQHSLQKPPYILVVGDKERDANTVAVRARGNVDLGVMPIDVLVERLKNEVETKA, from the coding sequence GACGCGCCGCTGACTGTGGCGCAGGTCGCCGCCAGTATCGGCGCCGGGTTGGCCAAGGCGGCTTTGGCCGGCAAGGTCGATGGCAAGCTGGTCGATACTTCCTTCCTGATCGAGCGCGATGTCGAGCTGGCGATCGTGACCGACAAGGATGCCGACGGCCTGGAAGTAATCCGCCATTCGACAGCGCATTTGCTGGCTTATGCGGTCAAGGAACTGTTCCCTGATGCGCAGGTGACGATCGGGCCGGTGATCGAGAATGGCTTTTACTATGATTTCGCCTACAAGCGCCCGTTTACGCCGGAAGACTTGCTGGAAATCGAAAAGAAGATGGCTGAGCTGGCCAAGAAGGATGAGCCCGTCACACGCAAGGTAGTGGCGCGCGATGAGGCGATTGCCTATTTTGAATCGATCGGCGAGGCCTACAAGGCAGAACTGATCGGCTCGATTCCGCAGGACCAGGAAGTTTCGCTCTACACAGAAGGCAAGTTCACCGACTTGTGCCGCGGTCCGCACGTGCCGTCGACCGGCAAACTGAAGGTGTTCAAGCTGATGAAGCTGGCCGGCGCCTACTGGCGCGGCGATGCCAAGAATGAAATGCTGCAGCGGGTGTACGGCACTGCCTGGGCCAAGAAAGATGAGCAGGAAGCTTACCTGCATATGCTGGAAGAGGCGGAGAAGCGCGACCACCGCAAGCTGGGCCGCGCGCTTGATCTGTTCCATTTCCAGGACGAAGCGCCGGGCCTGATTTTCTGGCACGCCAAAGGCTGGACAATCTGGCAGCAGGTCGAGCAGTACATGCGCCGCGTCTATAACGACAATGGTTATCAGGAAGTCAAGGCGCCGCAGATCCTTGATCGTTCCCTGTGGGAAAAGACTGGTCACTGGGAAAACTATCGCGAGAGCATGTTCACCACCGAGTCGGAAAACCGCAGCTATGCGCTGAAGCCGATGAACTGCCCGGGCCATATCCAGATTTTCAATGCCAGCCTGCACAGCTACCGCGACCTGCCTTTGCGCTTCGGCGAATTCGGCCAGTGCCACCGCAATGAGCCATCCGGCGCCTTGCACGGCATGATGCGGGTACGCGGCTTTACCCAGGATGACGGCCATATTTTCTGTACTGAAGAACAAGTGCAGGATGAAGTTGCTGCTTTCGACAAGCTGGTGCGCAAGGTCTATCTCGATTTCGGCTTCACGGAAGTGGCGGTCAAGCTGGCCCTGCGTCCTGAAAAGCGGGTCGGCGAGGAAGAAGTCTGGGATAAGGCTGAAAACGCTTTGCGCGAAGCCATCCGTGCCTCCGGCGCCGAGTGGGAAGAATTGCCGGGCGAGGGCGCTTTCTACGGGCCGAAGATCGAGTATCACCTGAAGGATTCGATCGGCCGTTCCTGGCAGTGCGGCACCATGCAGGTCGACTTTTCGATGCCGGGCCGCCTCGGTTCGGAATATGTTACTGAAGACAACGGCCGCAAAGTACCGGTCATGCTGCATCGTGCTATTGTCGGCTCGCTGGAGCGTTTTATCGGCATGTTGATTGAAAATCACGCCGGCGCCATGCCTTTGTGGCTTGCTCCAGTGCAAGTTGTTGTTTTGAATATCTCCGACGCCCAGTCCGAATATGTGCAGAATGTTGCACAAACGCTGAAAAAACAAGGGTTTAGGGTAGAGACCGATTTGCGTAATGAGAAGATTACCTATAAAATACGGCAGCATTCTTTGCAGAAGCCGCCTTATATACTGGTTGTCGGTGATAAAGAGCGTGATGCAAACACAGTGGCCGTGCGAGCGCGGGGCAATGTCGATCTGGGTGTGATGCCTATCGACGTACTGGTGGAGCGCCTCAAGAACGAGGTCGAGACCAAAGCCTGA
- the infC gene encoding translation initiation factor IF-3, whose amino-acid sequence MATDKSHRINGEITAPELRLSGVENEALGIVSLAEAFRLAEEANVDLVEIAPTAQPPVARLMDYGKFKYQEQKKAHEAKLKQKVILVKEVKFRPGTDDGDYNIKLRNLTRFLDEDGDKVKITLRFRGREMAHQDIGMRMLERLKADLEPYGQVEQWPKMEGRQMIMIIGPKKKK is encoded by the coding sequence ATAGCTACGGACAAGTCACATCGCATCAACGGCGAAATTACGGCGCCAGAATTGCGCTTATCCGGTGTCGAGAACGAAGCACTCGGTATCGTCAGTCTGGCTGAGGCCTTCCGCTTGGCGGAAGAGGCGAACGTTGACCTGGTGGAAATCGCACCGACAGCGCAGCCACCGGTAGCCCGTTTGATGGACTACGGCAAGTTCAAGTACCAGGAACAGAAGAAGGCGCACGAGGCCAAGTTGAAGCAGAAGGTCATCCTGGTGAAGGAAGTCAAATTCCGCCCAGGTACCGATGATGGTGATTACAACATCAAGCTGCGCAACCTGACCCGCTTCCTGGACGAAGACGGCGACAAGGTCAAGATCACGCTGCGTTTCCGCGGCCGTGAAATGGCCCACCAAGACATCGGCATGCGCATGCTGGAACGTCTGAAGGCAGACCTGGAGCCGTACGGACAGGTCGAGCAGTGGCCGAAGATGGAAGGGCGTCAGATGATCATGATCATTGGCCCTAAGAAGAAGAAATAA
- the rpmI gene encoding 50S ribosomal protein L35: MPKMKTKSSAKKRFRVRPGGTVKRGQAFKRHILTKKTTKNKRQLRGSVGVNDHNMVSVSRMLPNA, from the coding sequence ATGCCTAAAATGAAAACGAAGAGCAGCGCCAAAAAGCGCTTCCGCGTCCGTCCGGGTGGTACTGTTAAGCGCGGCCAAGCGTTTAAACGTCACATCTTGACCAAGAAAACCACCAAAAACAAACGTCAATTGCGCGGTTCCGTTGGGGTCAATGACCACAACATGGTATCCGTTTCGCGCATGTTGCCGAACGCTTAA
- the rplT gene encoding 50S ribosomal protein L20, with the protein MPRVKRGVTARARHKKVLNLAKGYRGRRSKVYRVAKQAVMRAGQYAYRDRRNKKRVFRALWIARINAASREHGMTYSVFMNGLKRASIELDRKVLADMAVMDKPAFAAIVNQVKANIAA; encoded by the coding sequence ATGCCTAGAGTAAAACGTGGGGTTACAGCTCGTGCCCGTCATAAAAAAGTTCTTAACCTTGCCAAGGGTTACCGCGGTCGCCGCAGTAAAGTCTACCGTGTAGCCAAGCAAGCAGTCATGCGCGCTGGTCAATACGCATACCGTGACCGCCGCAACAAGAAGCGCGTATTCCGTGCATTGTGGATCGCCCGTATCAACGCCGCTTCCCGTGAGCATGGCATGACATACAGCGTATTCATGAACGGTCTGAAGCGTGCTTCGATCGAACTGGACCGTAAGGTTCTGGCTGATATGGCAGTGATGGACAAGCCAGCGTTTGCTGCGATTGTCAATCAAGTCAAGGCCAACATCGCTGCGTAA
- the pheS gene encoding phenylalanine--tRNA ligase subunit alpha, which translates to MNSLEQLVTQAQADFIAAVDAAALENAKAKYLGKTGQITEQMKGLGKLAPDERKVQGAVINTAKEQIEAALTARRDALANAQMQERLNAEAIDVTLPGRGRGVGGIHPVMRSWQRIEEIFRSIGFDVADGPEIETDWTNFTALNSPENHPARSMQDTFYIEGNDTEGKPLLLRTHTSPMQVRYARMNKPPIKVIAPGRTYRVDSDATHSPMFHQVEGLWIAEDISFADLKGVYLNFVKAFFETDDLQVRFRPSYFPFTEPSAEIDIAFGSGPLKGRWLEVSGAGQVHPNVVRNMGLDPEQFIGFAFGSGIERLTMLRYGINDLRLFYEGDLRFLKQFN; encoded by the coding sequence ATGAACTCCCTAGAACAATTAGTAACGCAAGCCCAGGCTGATTTCATCGCCGCCGTCGACGCTGCCGCGCTGGAAAACGCGAAAGCCAAATATCTCGGCAAGACCGGCCAGATCACCGAGCAGATGAAGGGGCTGGGCAAGCTGGCGCCGGACGAGCGCAAAGTCCAGGGCGCCGTCATCAATACCGCCAAAGAGCAGATCGAAGCCGCGCTGACCGCGCGCCGTGATGCCTTGGCCAATGCGCAGATGCAAGAGCGCCTGAATGCAGAAGCGATCGATGTCACCTTGCCGGGCCGTGGCCGTGGCGTCGGCGGCATCCATCCGGTGATGCGTTCCTGGCAGCGTATCGAAGAAATTTTCCGTTCGATCGGTTTCGATGTGGCCGACGGCCCTGAAATCGAAACTGACTGGACCAATTTTACCGCCTTGAACAGCCCGGAAAACCATCCGGCGCGTTCGATGCAGGACACCTTCTACATCGAAGGCAACGACACCGAAGGCAAGCCGCTGCTGCTGCGCACTCACACCAGCCCGATGCAGGTGCGCTATGCGCGCATGAACAAGCCGCCGATCAAGGTCATCGCCCCCGGCCGCACCTACCGTGTCGACAGCGACGCCACCCATTCGCCGATGTTTCATCAGGTCGAAGGATTGTGGATTGCCGAAGACATCAGCTTCGCCGACCTCAAAGGTGTCTACCTGAATTTCGTCAAGGCTTTCTTTGAAACCGACGATCTGCAAGTGCGTTTCCGTCCCTCCTATTTCCCGTTCACCGAGCCTTCGGCCGAGATCGACATTGCCTTCGGCAGCGGTCCGCTGAAAGGGCGCTGGCTGGAAGTCTCTGGCGCCGGCCAGGTGCATCCTAACGTGGTGCGCAACATGGGCCTGGATCCGGAACAGTTCATCGGTTTCGCGTTCGGGTCCGGCATCGAGCGTTTGACCATGCTGCGTTATGGCATCAACGATCTGCGCCTGTTCTACGAAGGCGATCTGCGTTTCTTGAAGCAATTTAACTAA
- the pheT gene encoding phenylalanine--tRNA ligase subunit beta produces the protein MQFSESWLRSMVDPKMTSDELSHLLTMSGLEVEEVEPVAPPFTNIVVGLVVETAKHPNADRLNVCQVDVGTGTMLNIVCGAPNVRPGLKVPCAMVGAILPPGADGKPFEIKLGQLRGVESQGMLCSARELKLSEEHGGLLELPDDAPVGQNFRDYFELNDLKFTIKLTPNKADCLSVLGVAREVSALTGTPLKQPQYKTVAATITETLPVKISAPDLCGRFSGRVIRGLNAKAPTPQWMKQRLERSGQRPISALVDISNYVMLELGRPSHVFDLDKIHGGLDVRWGKAGESLKLLNGNTVSVDDWIGVIADDQQIESLAGIMGGDATAVSLETQNIYLEAAFWWPQAIQGRARRFNFSTDAGHRFERGVDFATTVEHIERITALLVEICGTPATQIGPIDDQSVNLPKRDPVKVRTSRAIRVIGVPLSDSQIADIFTRLGLAFTQENGVFSVTPPSYRFDIEIEEDLIEEIARVYGFENIPALPPVAPNAMYIAPESQRSLFTSRRQLADLDYQEVINFSFVEAAWEADFAGNLAPIKVLNPIASQMGVMRSTLVGSLVANVKYNLNRKLNRVRIFETGAVYMRDQQVENGPLAVAGYAQPKRIAVLAYGPQADEQWGQAGRNVDFFDVKADLEALFAPLVLRFAKIEHPALHPGRSAQVLLGDQAIGFIGELHPRLQQKYELPLAPVLFEVDGLALQQRQVPAYVEISKFPAVVRDLAVVVKQAVYAQDLMDVFAAEQQGNPACRILQAIVLFDEYHGKGLENDEKSLAFRFTLQDTENTLQDDTVEAAMSALIAAVSKVPTAKLRT, from the coding sequence ATGCAATTCTCTGAAAGCTGGCTGCGTTCCATGGTCGATCCGAAGATGACTTCGGACGAATTGTCCCACCTGCTGACCATGTCCGGTCTCGAAGTGGAAGAGGTCGAGCCGGTCGCGCCGCCCTTTACCAATATCGTGGTGGGCCTGGTGGTCGAGACCGCCAAGCATCCGAATGCTGATCGCCTGAATGTCTGCCAGGTCGACGTCGGCACCGGCACCATGCTCAACATCGTCTGCGGCGCGCCGAACGTGCGCCCGGGTCTCAAGGTGCCGTGCGCCATGGTCGGTGCCATCCTGCCGCCGGGCGCCGATGGCAAGCCGTTCGAGATCAAGCTGGGCCAGTTGCGCGGCGTCGAGTCGCAAGGCATGCTGTGCTCCGCGCGCGAACTGAAGCTGTCGGAAGAGCACGGCGGCTTGCTGGAACTGCCGGACGATGCGCCGGTCGGCCAGAATTTCCGCGACTATTTCGAACTCAACGACCTCAAGTTCACCATCAAGCTGACGCCGAACAAGGCGGATTGCCTGTCGGTGCTGGGCGTGGCGCGCGAAGTGTCGGCTCTGACCGGCACCCCGCTGAAACAACCGCAGTACAAGACTGTCGCTGCGACGATTACCGAAACCTTGCCGGTCAAGATTTCCGCGCCTGATTTATGTGGCCGTTTCTCCGGCCGCGTAATCCGCGGCCTCAACGCCAAGGCGCCGACGCCGCAATGGATGAAGCAGCGTCTGGAGCGCAGCGGCCAGCGGCCGATCTCGGCGCTGGTGGACATCTCCAACTACGTGATGCTGGAGCTGGGCCGTCCTAGCCACGTATTCGATCTCGACAAGATCCACGGCGGCCTCGATGTACGCTGGGGCAAGGCGGGCGAATCGCTCAAACTGTTGAACGGCAATACCGTCAGCGTTGACGATTGGATCGGCGTGATCGCCGATGATCAGCAGATCGAATCGCTGGCCGGTATCATGGGCGGCGACGCCACCGCAGTGTCGCTGGAAACGCAAAACATTTATCTGGAAGCCGCCTTCTGGTGGCCGCAAGCAATCCAGGGCCGCGCTCGCCGCTTCAATTTCTCAACCGATGCCGGCCATCGCTTCGAGCGCGGCGTCGATTTTGCCACCACGGTGGAGCATATCGAGCGCATCACGGCTTTGCTGGTCGAAATCTGCGGCACGCCTGCCACCCAGATCGGTCCGATTGACGACCAGAGTGTCAACCTGCCTAAGCGCGATCCGGTCAAGGTACGTACGTCGCGTGCGATCCGTGTCATCGGCGTGCCTTTGTCGGATAGCCAGATCGCCGACATCTTCACTCGCCTGGGCCTGGCCTTCACGCAAGAGAACGGCGTGTTTTCGGTGACGCCGCCGTCCTACCGTTTCGATATCGAGATCGAAGAAGACCTGATCGAAGAAATCGCCCGCGTCTACGGCTTTGAAAACATCCCGGCCTTGCCGCCGGTGGCGCCGAACGCGATGTACATCGCGCCGGAAAGCCAGCGCTCGCTGTTCACCTCGCGGCGCCAGCTGGCCGACCTGGATTACCAGGAAGTGATCAATTTCAGCTTCGTCGAAGCAGCCTGGGAAGCTGATTTCGCCGGCAACCTGGCGCCGATCAAGGTGCTCAACCCGATCGCCAGCCAGATGGGCGTGATGCGCTCGACCCTGGTCGGCAGCCTGGTCGCCAACGTCAAATACAATCTGAACCGCAAATTGAACCGTGTGCGGATTTTTGAAACCGGCGCGGTCTACATGCGTGACCAGCAGGTCGAGAACGGCCCGCTGGCGGTTGCCGGATATGCTCAGCCGAAGCGGATCGCCGTCCTGGCTTACGGCCCGCAAGCCGACGAGCAATGGGGTCAGGCTGGCCGCAACGTCGATTTCTTCGATGTCAAAGCCGATTTGGAAGCGCTGTTCGCGCCACTGGTTTTGCGTTTCGCTAAAATCGAACATCCGGCGCTGCATCCGGGTCGTTCGGCGCAGGTGCTGCTGGGCGATCAAGCGATCGGCTTCATCGGTGAGCTGCATCCACGTCTGCAGCAGAAGTATGAGCTGCCGCTGGCGCCGGTTCTGTTTGAAGTCGACGGCCTGGCGTTGCAGCAACGGCAAGTGCCGGCCTACGTCGAAATTTCGAAATTTCCGGCCGTGGTGCGCGATCTTGCCGTGGTGGTAAAACAAGCGGTTTACGCCCAGGATCTGATGGACGTTTTTGCTGCTGAGCAGCAAGGAAATCCAGCCTGCCGAATTCTGCAAGCCATTGTTTTATTTGATGAATATCATGGCAAAGGATTGGAAAATGACGAAAAAAGTCTTGCTTTCCGGTTTACCTTGCAAGATACTGAAAACACCCTCCAAGATGACACCGTAGAAGCCGCCATGTCTGCTTTGATCGCTGCTGTCAGCAAGGTGCCAACAGCAAAATTACGGACTTGA
- a CDS encoding integration host factor subunit alpha: MNNMQTVEFESVLDADLNRAMREAQARSQAEKNLPTLTKAELAELLFEQVGLNKREAKDMVETFFDEIRDALERGESVKLSGFGNFQLRDKPQRPGRNPKTGEEIPITARRVVTFHASQKLKGMVEAASLQPIQPIQQFAAALPANS; this comes from the coding sequence ATGAACAATATGCAGACAGTAGAATTTGAATCCGTTCTGGACGCCGACCTGAACCGGGCGATGCGCGAAGCGCAAGCCCGTTCGCAGGCAGAAAAGAATTTACCGACACTGACCAAGGCGGAACTGGCTGAACTTTTGTTTGAACAGGTTGGTCTCAACAAGCGTGAAGCCAAAGACATGGTGGAAACGTTTTTCGATGAAATCCGCGATGCGCTGGAGCGTGGCGAGTCGGTGAAGCTGTCCGGCTTCGGCAATTTCCAGCTGCGCGACAAGCCGCAGCGTCCGGGCCGCAATCCGAAAACCGGGGAAGAGATTCCTATCACTGCGCGCCGCGTGGTGACTTTCCACGCTAGCCAGAAACTCAAGGGCATGGTTGAAGCCGCAAGCCTGCAACCCATCCAGCCTATTCAACAGTTTGCCGCCGCCCTGCCAGCTAATTCATGA
- a CDS encoding MerR family transcriptional regulator: MNDRISKTELVVLPPIPAKRYFTIGEVSDLCGVKPHVLRYWEQEFTQLKPVKRRGNRRYYQHHEVLLIRRIRELLYEHGFTISGARNKLDGRLGAAAEAEQAEAKQNEISLVEVRHELEQILALLIPKTEPVVE, encoded by the coding sequence ATGAACGATCGCATTAGTAAAACCGAGCTTGTCGTATTGCCGCCGATTCCGGCCAAGCGCTATTTCACCATCGGCGAAGTGAGCGACCTGTGCGGCGTCAAGCCGCATGTGCTGCGCTATTGGGAGCAGGAATTCACCCAGCTCAAGCCGGTCAAGCGGCGTGGCAACCGCCGTTATTATCAGCATCACGAAGTGCTGCTGATCCGCCGCATCCGCGAGCTGCTGTATGAACATGGCTTTACCATCAGCGGCGCGCGCAACAAGCTCGACGGCCGCCTGGGCGCTGCCGCGGAAGCCGAGCAGGCCGAAGCCAAGCAGAACGAGATAAGCCTGGTCGAGGTGCGTCACGAACTCGAACAGATACTGGCGCTGCTGATACCCAAAACCGAGCCAGTCGTAGAATAA
- the upp gene encoding uracil phosphoribosyltransferase, translated as MLSDPRFPNLFILNHPLIQHKLTHMRSKETSTRTFRQLLREITLLMGYEITRDLPLTTQLIETPMQSMEAPVIAGRKLAVVPVLRAGIGMSDGLLDLVPSARVGHIGVYRDPDTHQPVEYLVRLPDLAERIFIVCDPMVATGNSAVHAVDVLKKRGVTDEQIIFLALVAAPEGVQVFQDAHPGVKLYVAGLDSHLDAHAYIVPGLGDAGDRIFGTK; from the coding sequence ATGCTCAGCGACCCACGTTTTCCCAATCTCTTCATCCTCAATCACCCGCTGATCCAGCACAAGCTGACCCACATGCGGAGCAAGGAGACCTCGACCCGTACTTTCCGCCAGCTGTTGCGGGAAATTACGCTGTTGATGGGCTATGAAATCACGCGCGACCTGCCGCTGACGACGCAACTGATCGAGACGCCGATGCAGAGCATGGAGGCGCCGGTGATCGCCGGGCGCAAGCTGGCGGTGGTGCCGGTGCTGCGCGCGGGGATCGGCATGAGCGACGGTTTGCTGGACCTGGTGCCGTCGGCGCGGGTGGGGCATATCGGGGTGTATCGCGATCCGGATACGCACCAGCCGGTGGAGTACCTGGTGCGTTTGCCGGATTTGGCGGAGCGTATCTTCATTGTCTGCGATCCGATGGTGGCGACTGGTAACTCGGCGGTGCATGCGGTGGATGTGCTGAAGAAGCGTGGCGTGACCGACGAGCAGATCATCTTCCTGGCGCTGGTGGCGGCGCCTGAAGGCGTGCAGGTGTTCCAGGATGCGCATCCCGGCGTGAAACTGTATGTGGCAGGCCTGGATTCTCACCTGGATGCACACGCCTACATCGTGCCAGGCCTCGGCGACGCCGGCGACCGCATATTCGGTACCAAATAA
- a CDS encoding type 1 glutamine amidotransferase domain-containing protein: MNILRVLTSHDKLGDTGKKTGFWLEEFAAPYYAFLDAGAKLTLASPLGGQPPLDPKSDEPDAQTEATERFRKDSAAQAALASTIKLPSVQAKDYDAVFYPGGHGPLWDLAEDKDSIALIASMYAAGKPVSAVCHAPGVLRHVEAADGTPLVKGKKVTGFSDSEEAAVQLTDIVPFLVEAELKRLGGDYSKGADWGSYAVADGNLITGQNPASSVAVAELVLKMLA, from the coding sequence ATGAACATATTAAGGGTACTGACCTCGCACGACAAACTGGGCGACACGGGTAAGAAAACCGGCTTCTGGCTGGAGGAATTCGCCGCCCCCTACTACGCCTTCCTGGACGCCGGCGCCAAGCTGACCCTGGCCTCGCCGCTCGGCGGCCAGCCGCCGCTGGATCCGAAAAGCGATGAACCCGACGCCCAGACCGAAGCCACAGAACGCTTCCGCAAGGACAGTGCAGCGCAAGCCGCCCTGGCTTCGACCATCAAGCTGCCTTCGGTTCAGGCGAAAGATTATGACGCCGTATTTTATCCGGGCGGCCACGGCCCTCTGTGGGACCTGGCGGAAGACAAGGATTCGATCGCGCTGATCGCTTCCATGTACGCCGCCGGCAAGCCGGTCTCCGCGGTCTGCCATGCGCCGGGTGTGCTGCGCCATGTGGAGGCTGCCGACGGCACGCCGCTGGTCAAGGGTAAAAAGGTTACCGGTTTTTCGGATAGCGAAGAAGCTGCCGTGCAGTTGACCGATATCGTGCCTTTCCTGGTGGAAGCCGAACTGAAGCGCCTTGGCGGTGATTACAGCAAGGGCGCGGATTGGGGCAGTTATGCGGTGGCAGATGGGAATCTGATCACAGGGCAGAATCCGGCTTCTTCGGTTGCGGTGGCGGAGCTGGTGTTGAAAATGCTGGCTTAA
- a CDS encoding NADP-dependent oxidoreductase, with the protein MSQSKTVNRRILLASRPHGAPTAENFKLDQSPLPVPAAGQVLLRTVYLSLDPYMRGRMSDAPSYAAPVEVGEVMVGGTVARVEASENPAYKAGDLVLSYSGWQDYALSDGKGLTKLDPKLGKPSYALGLLGMPGFTAYMGLLDIGQPQAGETVVVAAATGAVGSVVGQIAKLKGCRVVGIAGGADKCKYAVEELGFDACIDHRAADFPQQLAAACDKGIDVYFENVGGAVFQAVLPLLNAKARVPLCGMIASYNATGKPEGPDHLPSLMRRLLTRRIKMQGFIIFDDYGHRYPEFFKEMSGWIAAGKMKYREDIVDGLENAPQAFMGLLEGKNFGKLVIRTGDE; encoded by the coding sequence ATGTCACAAAGCAAAACCGTCAACCGCCGCATCTTGCTGGCCTCGCGCCCGCATGGCGCACCGACTGCCGAGAATTTCAAGCTGGATCAGAGCCCGCTGCCGGTACCCGCCGCGGGCCAGGTATTGCTGCGTACCGTCTATCTCTCGCTCGATCCGTACATGCGCGGCCGCATGAGCGATGCGCCTTCCTATGCTGCGCCGGTGGAAGTCGGCGAGGTGATGGTCGGCGGTACGGTGGCACGGGTTGAAGCCTCGGAAAATCCTGCCTACAAAGCGGGCGACCTGGTGCTGAGCTACAGCGGCTGGCAAGACTATGCGCTGTCCGACGGCAAAGGCTTGACCAAGCTGGATCCGAAGCTGGGCAAGCCATCGTATGCGCTGGGCCTGCTCGGCATGCCCGGCTTCACCGCCTACATGGGCTTGCTCGACATCGGCCAGCCGCAAGCTGGCGAAACGGTGGTTGTGGCTGCCGCCACCGGCGCGGTCGGCTCGGTGGTCGGGCAGATCGCCAAGCTTAAGGGCTGCCGCGTGGTCGGCATTGCCGGCGGCGCCGACAAGTGCAAGTATGCCGTAGAAGAATTGGGCTTCGACGCCTGCATCGACCACCGCGCAGCGGATTTCCCGCAACAGCTGGCTGCGGCCTGCGACAAGGGTATCGATGTGTATTTTGAAAATGTCGGCGGTGCCGTGTTCCAGGCCGTGCTGCCCTTGCTGAACGCGAAAGCCCGGGTGCCCTTGTGCGGCATGATCGCCAGCTACAACGCCACCGGTAAGCCGGAGGGCCCGGATCACCTGCCGTCACTGATGCGCCGCCTGCTGACCCGCCGCATCAAGATGCAAGGCTTCATCATCTTTGACGACTACGGTCACCGCTATCCGGAATTCTTCAAGGAGATGAGCGGCTGGATCGCTGCCGGCAAGATGAAATACCGCGAAGACATCGTCGACGGCCTGGAAAATGCGCCGCAAGCGTTCATGGGTCTGCTGGAAGGCAAGAACTTCGGCAAGCTGGTGATACGCACCGGCGACGAATAA